Genomic DNA from Pongo pygmaeus isolate AG05252 chromosome 16, NHGRI_mPonPyg2-v2.0_pri, whole genome shotgun sequence:
ATTTGgaataacatttcaaaaatgaCACTAATCAATAAATGGCTTTGGCAGACAAATGAAGAGTGGAAGACAGAAGTGGCAAGGAGGAAACCTGGGGTGGATAAGAAGACAGGAGTATGACCATGAAATTGGTCAGGTGTGGATTTAGTTCCCTGACCTTGCTACCTTGTTCATCTTCACTTTTCTTCTATAAAACAGGAATACTATAGATAATAACCAAACTCTCTGTAATGCTTTAGAGAGATTACAGGTAGCATTCCTACTAAAAGTCCTGGTAGAGTAGATGTtcaatttatgaatattttatctgTTTCAGGAAGCAGATTTTGGGCAAACCAGTTTGAAAACTTGTACCTCACTGGTCTGGCTTACATATGAAACATTTTTTGTGGTTAATGGACAAAGTGCTTCAAACTTACTACTGTATTACATTCTTTAAATCTCAAAAATACTCACCTCCACCAAAATCTTTTGAAAAAGATGTGGCACAAGATTCAGTTATTCCATTCTCCAGGTGACCAGCTTCTTAAGCactacaaataagtgaaaacaacaCCATTtacagatgaatgaaaaaaataaaccctTTACCTTATATGCCAAAGTCTAAATTGTCAGCTGCTATGGATATACACTTTTGACTTGttttagcaattaaaaaaatcaacatgacCACAGTAAAGGGTGAAACAGAAACTTCAGGGGGAAAAGGAATCAGATTTAAAAATGCTCCaacagactgggcacggtggctcacatctgtaatcctagcactttgggaggctgaggcgggtggatcacctgaggttgggagttcaagaccagcctgaccaacatggagaaaccccgtcactactaaaaatgcaaaattaaccgggcatgatggcacatgtctgtaatcccagctacttgggagactgaggcaggagaattgcttgaacccggagggaggaggttgaagtgagccgagatcgcaccattgcactccagcctgggcaaggagagagactccatctcaaaaaaacagaaacaaaaacaaaaattaaaaaaaagcaacaacaaaaaaaactccaacagacctgtgaACACCACAATAAAGACTGGCCAGAGATTTCCAACATATAGACTATATAGACTAGGTACACAATGCTTTCTGTGAATACACTATGCTTTCTGTGACTGAagtggagaaagagaaggggtATGTACCCAGAGACCCACAGGTTCAATGTTATTGCACTACACCCTGTACTTAAAACCCatcttcctggccaggcacggtggctcatgcctgtaatctcagcactttgggaggccaagggggacagatcatctgaggtcaggagtttgaatccagcttgaccaaccatggccaacatggtgaaaccccgtttctactaaaaatacaaaaattagctaggtgcgggggcacatgcctgtaatcccagctactcgggaggctgaggcagaattgtttgagcccaggaggtggaggttgcattgagccaagattgcatcactgagctccagcctggagacagagcaagtctcaaaaaaaaagaaaaataatccatctTCCTACAATTGTGTTCACAGCTATTAGATTTGACACAGACCTGTTTACTTGGTGAACTGTACATTAAACAGTTCTGAAATACTGAATGGCATTCCAACTTAAAATGACTTCAGATTAATCCAAATTAAAGCAAcattaaaactcaaaacaaataCTCAACATCAGGAGTCTAATCAACGGACATTTTATTCACCCACTACTAATACTTGTACTTGTATGAATTAGTTCAACCCAAGCAAATGTCTTTTCCTACAAGAATGATAATATTCCTCATCATAACTGTAAAACAACATTTAGTGGTCACAAAAAGTCAATACAATAAAGGCCCTtctgtccgggcatggtggctcacgactgtaatcccagcatgttgggagggtgaggcaggtggatcacctgaggtcgggagttcgagaccagcctgacaaccatggagaaaccccgtctctactaaaaatacaaaaaattagccgggcatggtggcacatccctgtaatcccagctactcgggaggctggggtaggagaatcacttgaacctgggaggcggaggttgtggtgagccaagatcacgccattgcatcctgcctgggcaacaagagcaaaactccatttcaaataaatcaataaataaaaaataaaggccatTCTTGCTATAGAGTTCCTAATGTTTGGGactaaaacaagataaaatacagCTGTGAATTTCTCAATGCTCATTTTATCATATTAATAAATCATAAGACTGCAATTCTCCTCATGTTCAGTATATATCAGAAGTCTAACCAAGTGAAGTAAAATGAATGGGCAAATGTTAGGTATCCAATTCAACAAAACGAGACTCCTAGACAAATCCACAAAATACATTTCCgcaattttctttaaataccaATCATTTCATTTAGATAACAAATTAGTTCATTCTTTAACAGTTACCCAAAAGCTGtggaataaaataattacaatgctCCCCAAACTACAGTCAGAGAATAATGCAGGAAATATTCTCATTTCTATTCTGatcaatttaataaattaaaataaaaattaacagcacacacacacacacacacccacccacccacgcacacacacaagaATCATACCATATGAATAAAAATCAAACTGTTCTGTTTAGAATGAAAAAGACCAAAGAACTTCTTAGAGGATGTGACTAAGATTCCAGTGACTTACTGTGTATATAGAGCCTAGTGTGGATATACATTCAGCCAGAGTACCCTTAAAGCACTACCAGAACAGATCATCTCTCATTCTGTTACTGATTAATCCACCTGCAGACAGGGTGGTGGTGTGCCTGGTAAACTAAAATGGAACTGAATCATGGCTTTAGCCTTATGACAAAATATACCTCAGAGTAACCAGGACTTCAACAATGAAGTAGGCCAGGTCAGATGGCAGGACAGACTCCCAAACAGACAAGAAGGCACTTTTCTCCAGAGTTTGGTGCTAGCCATAACCAATAATTCTGATTTTCTCTTGCTCTGATCCCAAATTTAATGGCAATCCCCTCTCCCCAAAAGTAAAAATTCAACAGTGACAAAGAGTTATTAAGCATAATTAATACTTAAAAGAGATTAGGCATCTGAGAGATGGTGAGGATAAATagcagggaatttttttttttttttttgagagagagtctggctctgtcacctaggctggagtgcagtggcatgacctcggctcactacaacctctgcctcccaggttccagcaattctcctgtctcagcctcccaagtagctgggattacaggcagacaccacgacacccagctattttttttttttttttttgtattattagcagagatggggtttcaccatgttggccaggctggtctccaactcctgacctcaagtgatctgcccgcctcggcctcccaaactgctgggattacaggtgtgagccaccgcacccagccaatatcaGGGATTTTTTGGTAAATGGTGGTAAAACAACTGGACATCAATATGGGggagaacaaaactccatctcaaaaattcaAGATGGAACAAAGATCTGTATGTGAAACCAGAACCAAAAAGctcctaaaagaaaacacaggaagaaCACGTTTGTGTCCATGGGGTACACAAAGATTTCACTGATTGATTGACtgactgagacagggtcttgctctgtcacccagggtggagtgcaatagtgcaatcatagctcactgcagccttgacctccagggctcaagacatcctaccacttcagccttctgagtagctgggaccagacaCGCAACACCACAGCCGTTTTCTGGTGTTTTTggcattgtgttttgttttgtagagacaaggtctcctttattgcccaggctggtctcaaactcctgagcttaagcaatcctgccGCCTCAGGTTCCCTAAATCCCTGGATTATAGGCTTAAGCCATCACACTAGATTTcttgaataaaacacaaaaagtatgaatcacacaaaaaaattgataccccgtctctaccaaaaaaatacaaaaaattatctggggagcctgggaggcagagattacagtgagccaaaattatgccactgcactccagcctgggtgacagaatcagaccctgtctcaaaaaaaaaaaaaaaacaaaagggctaCAACGACATGGCAATAGGATAGAGCAGACTAGTGATGTTTGAGATAGTAGTTTAGTAGAAAACAGTTAagaggatttgaacccagaaaagaaattataacaaacacaaACTTAatcttaaaagcattttaaaatttttttcacttgGAAAGGACACCTGAAACCAGTTTATACACATACATGGTTACACAACTGCAAAACAGCCTTTCCTGTAGGAAATCTCAGATCATGTATGCCTGCTGACACACACACTAATTTCTATATGTATGTACATCAATGTTATAACTACTactcaaaatgtcatttttaaaattcctcatttcctgagtttatttcttttagaaCTTACAAAAATAACATACCTTTTTAGAAAGGCCAAGGTCCCCCTTCTTGGGCATAAATCCAGGGTCTAAATCATTGGATTCAAGAAGTTTCTTAGTTGGTTTTCTTTGATGTTTACTTTCATAAAGTCCTgaaatgcatgtatctttatattaAATGATTTAGAAACTGGGcacaagttaattttttaaaaatccgtATACCACACAAAGTGAATCTCAATGTTTCTGATGTTTTCTCCATCATCTTATGGGAAGAGGCAGGATGGtaatttgattataaaatattagtaaacaaaacaagtaaacaGTTCTCAATGCAAACACAAACTAATgtgagggatgtgtgtgtgttgacTTTAAATCACAAAATAACTAAGGGAGAAATCAAAAGGACAGAACTATCTTTATGACAACTGATTGTTGGTGAGGACAAAATAAGGAGGAGTGAAATAGAGCTTGGATAATGGTCATAAATGGACCACGATTACAGTTTCTGCTCTGcccctaagaaaataaaattcaataggTAAAAGATAATTCATAGGATGACTCAAGAATTATATAAAAGAGCTGACTTAATAAATCGAgtttggcacataataggtactgAAACAACAACTATCTTTACTAttctttcaaaaatctttttaattatacCCAACTAGTTTAAGCACAATTGGAATCATTTCTTTAAGGAACAACATCAAAAGCTCCTGTTGATGATGTAAAAAAGTTACATCCAAAATTTAAAGCGGTACAGAAAAGAGGATTCTTCCCATTCCTTGACTGCCTATAATATTCAATAGTTACAAGGTGAATTAGAGACAATATGTTTAGATCCAactctccccaggtgattcataaAGAATGATCAAGTGAGAAGTAACTGGTAATTAACTTCTAATGAACTGGTAATTACTATGTGGTCAGGTATATAACATCATACATTAATACATtatgatctccattttatagatgaggaaacaagttCAGAGACTAAACAACTTCCCAAGTAACACAAGGACTGGTGGAGCCAGCACCTGAAGCACAGTGCTTATTCCACTAATGTGCGGTGCCCCTCTTGAAGCCCTGTTATGCTGGTTGTAATTTACACAGTGGCTGATCAACAATCATGAAGAGCAACACTGGAGCAAGGAGCATAGTTATCAAAAATATGTCTTCTTGATAGCGTGCCACAATTCATAGTTAGTAACTATATCTAATTAGCCATCATTGTAACTATTTCCCAGGATAAAAGGGGGTAGTTTATTGTATATAGATACAATGTTGGCTTTACATCAAAACATACTAAAATCTCCTGCTTCCTCTAATCATATCTGCTCAAATACTGAGACCCCAACCACACCTTACCTGGCGTTTTAACCAGCAATTCCTCAGACTCAAGGGCAGGCCGTGGAGAGACTCCCGGAGCCACAGGTACAGACAAGGTCAGCTGTGGCAACTCAGCATGTCCACCTCCAAGTTCTGACTGAGCCAAGGGGCCCTCCAAAAATggaacctccttttttttttttttgagacagagtcttgctgtgtcacccaggctggagtgcagtcatgggATCCCCGCTCACTGCACGCTCAgtcttccgggttcatgccattctcctgcctcagcctccctagtagcagggactacaggctcccgccaccatgcccggctaattttttgtatttatagtagagacaggatttcaccatgttagccaggatggtctccatctcctgacctcatgatccacccgcctcggcctcccaaagtgctgggattacaggcgtgagccactgcgcctgatcTACAGAGCCTCCCTTTCAAGAACTGGAAGCTCTTCCTTGGTTGAAATCAAAGAATTCTCATCCACCTGCTTGTTCTGAGCACTAGATCGACCTCGGGCTAGAAGGCTTTCCTCTTCACAGCGGGAACTTAcctaagaacaaaaaataaaattagagtccACAGGCCAAAATTGTTGTAATTTAAGTGTCAAAAAGAATAATGCactttaaaaggaatgaaattctgacaaaGGCTACAAAaagtggatgaaccttgaagacattatgtatGCTAAGGGAAATTACTTAGACACAAAGAACAAATATCATATGATTTCAAGTATATGCGGTATCCAGAATAAGAAAATTCTTAAGACAGAACATAGAATGGCAATTGCCAGGGGTTGAGCAGAAAAGGGAGTTATTGGTTAATGGGTATTGACTTTtagtttggaaagatgaaaaaaattattgagatggatggtggagatggttgcacaacaatgtaactgtgcttcatgccactgaactgtacacttacaaaTGGATAAAACAGGCccagcgctgtggctcatgcctataatccgagcactttgggaggccgaggcgggcagatcacgaggtcaggagatcgagaccatcctggctaacacggtgaaaccccgtctctactaaaaatgcaaaaaattagccaggtgtgctggcgggcacctgtagtcccagctacatgggaggctgaggcagaaggaggtgtgaatccgggagatggagcttgcagtgagccgagatcataccactgcactccagcctgggcgagagtgagactctctctctcaaaaaaataaaataaaataaaataataaaatgttttatatatatgtatatttaaccaaaattaaataaagaaaaaaatgaagttgacTGAGATACACTGAAGCTATGATATTGATAAGTCCACAACAATAATTCAAAGGCAGGGGAAAAAGACTGCTCTAATGTCTCCAATTAAAACAACTACTAATGAACTCCTTAATGTTACAATTGGTAAttaatgggaaagaaagaagcactTATTCTGCCTTTCAAGTATTTCAGGACAATAATAGAGTCCAGTTAATGAAAGAGACTATCacttaataaaaatagagaaaataataaaatctgaaaGTCTTCATTTTGTAACctctaataaaattattaatataggtAAAGATCTTCAACTGgggttttcaaaaaaccatcagggaagctgggcgtggtagctcacacctgtaataccaacactctgggaggctcaggcagaaagatcactggagcccaggaattccagactagcaagggcaacatagtgggatatCGCCTCTACAAAATAGTTgttgttaaaaattagccaggtgtggtagtgtgcacctgtggtcccaactactcaggaggctgagatggaaggattgcttaaacccaggaggtcaaggctgcagtgaactgtgttcatgcatctctgcactccagcttgggcaagaccctgtctcaattttaaaaaagaaaaaacaaactgtcGGGGAATGGCTGATGGgaataaaatattcctttttttttaaaccctcaaTATGCAATGTATTACACATTATCATCTCTGATATAGTCTAGCTAAAAATGTTCAACTTCAATCTATCAAACTGATAGATTCTATCTTCCACTTCACAGAGAACAGGAGATAGAGAAAATCTAAGTGACACCTATGAGAAAGCAATTACACAAATATAGAGAAGTAGATAACTTTACATGTCACTCTCTTAAAGACATGATCTTGATCAGGAAAAAGAGATTGCTCTGAATTCAAAGGGATTTGAGAACCATAACAACCAGTTACAATGAGTAGTCCTAGACTGAGACCTGGTATGAATAATCCAAAGGTAAAGGTTAGGGgataactggtgaaatctgaaagGCAGTTGATGTCAGATAAACAGATCTTATATAAGATGTAAGTCTGTTAAATTgattataaaggaaaatgttcCATTTTTTAACTACATATTAACCTATGTAGGCGTAGAAGGTCAAAATGTCTCtaaatacttcattttaaaacaactgaattaaaaaataagacaaataagatgtatttatttttgaaattaggaTCAGACtatatatatttcactttatATCCTATATTTTTACTTAAGATAAAATCACAACAATATTCCTAAGTCATTAAATACTCTttgaagacaaagaagaaaaaatatatacataaagaaatataatatgTAGACTCATTTATATATTTCCTGAATAACCACTAAATCCTAAGTACTGTGCTAGAAGCtgagaataaaaaacaagatcccagttacagaaattattatttcatgAAGTTAAAGTATGACACTGAAGATAAAATTTCAGTTTCCTAAGGACCAGTGAAAGTTTGCCGAAATTTTGCAACACACCTTGTGCACCTGCTCCTGtaccttcttttgttttttcttaggaGTAAATATCTGATCATATTCTTCTGTATATTCCAAAAGCCACTTGCTTGCCTTTCTAAGGCATTTCTTCTCTGACTGCACAGCTAAAAGATGATAAACAAGTTCAATATTAATCCAAAAGTTTCAGGAAAACCCACTGTTTTTATGAGACCATCTGGTACTCCCAAAAATAACTAGATGGGAAACCACATAGTAAAATAGACTATGGCTTAAGATGCAAGAGGCACAAAATGGCTTATGTTTTCTCATATGCAAAAGGAACTGGGGGAGACAAAAGGACTTGTGTTaccttatatacacatacaacagTATATATGGGGCCCATCCAATATTAAGGAAAAGGTTAAATTTAAAGCCAGGTCTTATAGTCACTGACACCTGTACATATAAAGCTAATATACACCTAACAAAAATATAGCATCTAGATCAGGTAAATGGGTAAAATACATCTTGAATTACAGATTAAGTAtgccttatctgaaatgcttgggatcagaagtgattcagaatttttcatattttggaatatttgcatctaCATAATAAgttatcttggggatgggacccaagttgAAACACCAGActcatttatgtattatatacatcttttatacacatagcctgaaggtaattttacaaaatatttattttctacattaCACAAAGTTTGTGTACAGTGAACCATAAGAAAGCAAAAGTGTCGTTATCTCAGCCACCCATGTGAAATatctgtggttgtttggcatTACCATCATTCCTGCctctgaatttatatgctacTGATAGGCAAACATTTCCTTACACTTATTcacacataagtacttaacagtaaaaatatgacataCCCTTAACACAGTGAGAAAGTAGTGTGTTCAGGGTAGCTACGCAGCACAGTACCATCACTAGAATACTTGTACCGGCTGataaaaaaacagtaataacaatGTCGGGCTTTGTGTCTCCATCTATGATGCTGTGTTTTGATTAAAAGGTTActgtatcctgttttattttataaggtaagcagaggccaggcgcggtggctcacgcctgtaatcccagcactttgggaggccgaggtgggcagatcacatggtcaggagatcgagaccatcctgcctaacacggtgaaaccccgtctctactaaaaacacaaaaaatcagccggccatggtggcgggtgcctggagtcccagctactccggaggctgaggaaggagaatggtgtgaacccgggaggccgagcttgcagtgagccgagatcatgccactgcactccagcctgggcaacagagcgagactgcgtctcaaaaaaaaaaaaaaaagagactttctAATCATATTGGAAATGTGTAACAAGGGCCAAGTACTGTGTATTAAACTTAATAAATCAAAACAACAGGCCCTCTaaggccaacacggtgaaaccccgtctttactaaaaatacaaaaattagtcgggcatgcatggtggctcacacttgtaatcccagctactcagaaggctgaggtggagagaatcacttgaattcgggaggcggagcttgcagtgagccaagattgcaccactgcaaccagcctgggcgacagagcaagactgcgtctcaaaaaaaaaagactttctaatCATATTGGAAATGTGTAACAATGAGCAAGTACTGTGTATTAAACTTAATAAATCAAAACAACAGGCCCTTTAAGACATAAATGTGCCTCCCTGGGTTATCTGCCTAACCCATCATAGGAACTCAATTCAGCATTAAACTGGTTTTAGATCAAGACACTAGAACTCATATTTAGCAGTTATTAAATtacaattattaagaaaaaaactttattagGTAAAGTCCTTTACTCCAAAAGGTTTCTCAAAATACATAGACactaatataaaaacaattattaaaacaaCTTTGCCTGAATCTCAGGATTTCAGAAATATGAAAGTACTCATCTCTCACCTCTCCCATCcacttaaaatgacaaaaacagaCCATTATAGCTAAATCAAAGGACATGTTTAAAGAGAAGCAAACCCAAAGTGTAACTACACCAATTCTTGACCCAATTCTCTGTGCTCTGTCTTATGTAACATCACACTGTGAATAACAATCCCATCATccacaacagttttttttttttttttgaaacaggtttgctctcattgcccaggctggagtgcaatggcgtgatcttgactcactgcaacctctgcctcccgggttcaagcgattctcctgcctcagcctcccgagtagctgggattacaggcatacaccaccacccctggctaattttgtatttttaatagagacgaggtttcaccatattggtcaggctggtctccaactcctgacctcaggggatccacccacctcggcctcccaaactgccgggattacaggcgtgagccactgtgcctggccacacaacacacttctaaacacTGGACTCTCATATCTACCAACACTCAACacctgtttaaaaagaaaaggaaaaattaggaaGGGGCAATAACACTTCAGTGTAAGTATCCATGATCAACTACTGCTTAACAGCCTACACGACTTTTGATGAACAGTCAAGGCAGATTACTTAATACTTAAAATGGTTAACCTTAGGGAGTAGgaaaatacacagacacacacaaaatatttcaaacacttCTTTTTGCTGCTGATAAGGAGTTccaaaagtagtttttccaagctatttccaaataaaagtaGATTAGGTGTAAAGAATTGTCTATCGAAAtattactgttatttatttaataacgTCCTGACAAGCTTGCAATTACCTCATTAAATCAAAAAATTAGGACCTAAGGCCAACACTGTTTCCTCATATTCTTGATGTGAAAATCTGAGCACTCCTCTTAATAAGGAgttacaaatacaaaacaaacagctCAACTGAATTAACTCCTCTCTccagaaacacaaacacaaggCCTCATAATGAGTGAGTTCCTAGCGGCCATAATTACTGCAACTTACGTCTCCAATTTTCCCCTCCACAGTTAACTCAACAGCTCAAAAACTGTCAGTAACAAACAACAGTCACCATGATATGGTTAGGAGTGTGGCAGATTTCTTAACCagtaataataggaaaaaaaatttgcctATTAATAGATCTCAAGTTTCATGCACTTACTTGCAAGAAACTAATTAAAAGGCAGCCGTGCACGATCTACAAAAACAGCCATAAAGACTGTTAACATTTTAAGTTAAAGGAAACAAACCTGCTCCTCAATATAGCAAGATACAACTGACTTCCCCTTACATACCCTAAAAAAAGCCTTACATGAGAAATTTAAACATGGGAGCAGAAACACACCAACAAAAACACATATCAAACCCCACCTGTATATCTGTTTTCAACCATTTGGAGTCAAGGCGAGCCTGGGCAGCCAAACAGAAAGATTCAGAGGGCATCTTTTCTCCAGCTTCCTCCCAGGTCTCAGACCTGCAAAGTAAACATACATGTTGAAGACCTAACGCTTTTTAATAGTTTACAAAGACACTCCCGAAAGGTTTaatgcagaaaaggaaagagagagagagaaaacagaaaggggGGCGAGAAGAGCTGGGGAGGGGagtgaaagggagagagggaaagagggaagagatggagggagagggaggtggggaagggaaagCTTCCTTCCAAGGTAGGCAGGGTGTGCCGAGTTTCTGCACCATGCTGACAAGACCTTGAGGATGGACGGTCACAGGAAGCCAAGTCACAATGTCATCTCCCTGCCCTCAAATCCAAAAGGTACACACAAGCTCATCGTTTTAAGGACAAATGACAGTAGCACGAATCTGCCGCTTTACCCCACAGCAGGGCGCGTGCGTGAAACAAATCACTCAAAAGGATCGCCTGCAGAAAAACCCACAGCCGCCACCActtgagagatggagagaggccCGAGGCTGCGCCGCGGGCGGTCGGCGCAGGCCGCGGTGCGGCCGCCGCGTCCACGCCCGCCTCCCGTGCTCCGCCGCCCGCCAGCCCCGCGCCCGCACCGCCCCCGCCACCGGCCGCCCAGGTGCCCCAGGCCAGGACCTGACGCGCAGGGCCCAGTGGCCTCGCCCCGCCGACGTGCGGACGCAGCCTCCCAGGAGCCGCTGGCTCAGCCGGCGCCAGCGATCCCGGCGCCTCTGGCGGCCCGAGGGGCGGGCCGACGCGGGACTGCCGCCCCCCTGCGTACGGCCAATCGCAACGACGCTGCTCCGCGGGCGCAGCCAATGGGGAAGAGGAGCCCTTCGCCGCTCCTCCGGTCTCTCCCGCTTCCAGCAATCCCGCTTATCTTCCTATTTGGAGCGCCCTGGCCGCGCCAAGGCCAACAGCGGGAGCCGGAAGGCGGGATTTCCGCACGCCAGCACTCCCACGGGAGACTGCTTGGCCCAGAGCGCTCTTAATCACGCGGCGGCAGGTGGTTGCGCTCACACAAACTGGAGCTATCCAGGGCGCGGGTCTAGTGGGGAGACCAGCTCCCCTGGGTATGAGAACAGATCTTTGTGCGGTCGGCTCGCTTGGGCCTGCAGAGCTTCCTCCTGTGTGTTCAACTGAACACAGCAAAAGTCTTGGGCAGATTACACGGAGCAGCTGTGGAAGCACTGTGCAGGGAATCCAAGAAGGAAACAGACCTCCAGCGACCacaaaacaaaattgaagaaatataaaacaatataggctgggcatgctggctcacgtctgtaattttcagcctttgggaggccgaagagtgAGGATCCCTCGAAGTCGGGAGTTGGAGGATCCCATGttgccagactgggcaacatagcaagaccccatctctaaaaaataaaaataaaaaaatttaacaattggccaggtgtggtggcacacacctgtgatcccagctgctcgggaggctgagacaggagaatcgccggagcctgggaggtcaatgctacagtgagctgagatcg
This window encodes:
- the LOC134737586 gene encoding uncharacterized protein LOC134737586, yielding MQTIYLQFVSKLEEADNKKAFNIDKEAPVSSFTHGDRADIDLNQGDCDNDINTAEKVPIDDMVNEDKRDCWKRERPEERRRAPLPHWLRPRSSVVAIGRTQGGGSPASARPSGRQRRRDRWRRLSQRLLGGCVRTSAGRGHWALRVRSETWEEAGEKMPSESFCLAAQARLDSKWLKTDIQVLSVGRYESPVFRSVLCGQAQWLTPVIPAVWEAELCSQRRNALERQASGFWNIQKNMIRYLLLRKNKRRYRSRCTR